The following coding sequences are from one Paenibacillus stellifer window:
- the secF gene encoding protein translocase subunit SecF: MHFKKELDYVHLSKYFYIFSISLTVIGIVFLAIFNLNYSVDFKAGSNVDVSLTKTLTQEQIDGAIKGIKSGHEPSLTIGSQRVNIRYDEVLTSAEDEALKAAITKLDDKASFEINTVDTEMAKELARNAIYAVLMSCIGIIIYVSIRFEWRFAIAAIVALVHDAFMVVAVFSIFRLEVDLTFIIAVLTIIGYSINDTIVIFDRIRENLRFGKQKTYDDLKTLVNKSVSQTIMRSLYTALTVFIAAFFLMILGGESIRMFSLAMVVGLLFGAYSSIFIASPLWLLLKKNQKSKVKSKPAKAQ, encoded by the coding sequence ATGCACTTTAAGAAAGAGCTCGATTATGTGCATTTAAGCAAGTACTTCTATATCTTCTCAATTTCGCTGACCGTAATCGGCATTGTGTTCCTTGCCATCTTCAACCTGAATTACAGCGTTGACTTCAAGGCCGGCTCCAACGTGGATGTTTCCTTGACGAAGACGCTGACCCAGGAACAAATCGATGGCGCCATTAAGGGTATAAAAAGTGGTCACGAGCCTAGCTTGACGATAGGCAGCCAGCGGGTCAATATCCGCTATGACGAAGTGCTCACCAGCGCGGAGGACGAAGCCCTCAAGGCAGCGATTACTAAGCTGGATGACAAGGCGTCGTTCGAGATCAATACCGTCGACACTGAAATGGCCAAAGAGCTGGCCCGCAATGCCATTTATGCGGTGCTGATGTCCTGTATCGGGATCATTATTTATGTCAGCATCCGGTTCGAATGGCGTTTTGCGATCGCGGCTATCGTGGCCCTGGTCCATGATGCATTTATGGTCGTTGCCGTCTTCTCCATCTTCCGCCTGGAGGTGGACCTGACGTTCATCATCGCGGTTCTGACCATCATCGGTTATTCCATTAACGACACCATAGTTATCTTTGACCGGATTCGCGAGAATCTGCGGTTCGGCAAGCAGAAGACTTACGACGATTTGAAGACCCTGGTCAACAAGAGTGTGTCGCAGACGATCATGCGCTCCCTGTATACGGCGCTCACCGTCTTCATCGCGGCATTCTTCCTGATGATACTTGGTGGAGAATCCATCAGAATGTTCTCACTCGCCATGGTAGTCGGCCTGCTGTTCGGGGCTTACTCCTCCATCTTTATCGCCAGCCCGCTGTGGCTCCTGCTGAAGAAGAACCAGAAATCCAAGGTGAAGAGCAAGCCAGCTAAAGCCCAATGA
- the dtd gene encoding D-aminoacyl-tRNA deacylase has product MRVVVQRCKEARVTVAGETAGAIGEGLMLLVGVTHEDTEKDAKYLADKVAGLRIFEDEAGKMNHSVTETGGAILSVSQFTLYGDCRKGRRPNFMAAAAPEEAKRLYDYFNRELAGHGLGVETGIFGAMMDVSLTNWGPVTLIVDSRA; this is encoded by the coding sequence GTGAGAGTTGTGGTGCAGCGCTGCAAGGAGGCGCGGGTAACCGTTGCAGGTGAGACGGCAGGAGCTATCGGCGAAGGGCTCATGCTTCTAGTAGGCGTGACCCATGAAGATACCGAGAAGGACGCCAAATACCTCGCCGATAAAGTCGCCGGTCTTCGGATTTTTGAGGATGAAGCGGGCAAAATGAACCACAGCGTTACCGAGACCGGAGGAGCGATACTCTCCGTATCCCAGTTCACGCTGTACGGCGACTGCCGCAAAGGGCGGCGTCCGAACTTCATGGCGGCAGCGGCTCCTGAAGAGGCGAAACGGCTGTATGATTATTTTAACCGGGAGCTGGCCGGGCATGGTCTTGGCGTGGAGACCGGTATATTCGGGGCGATGATGGATGTCTCGCTTACGAACTGGGGGCCGGTTACCCTGATCGTGGACAGCCGGGCATAA
- a CDS encoding adenine phosphoribosyltransferase, with the protein MDFKEIIRVVPDFPTAGISFKDITTLLKDGPMYRQAIDALKERVAHLKIDVIAGPEARGFVVGAPLAYALGVGFVPIRKSGKLPYQTIEAAYDLEYGKDRLAVHTDSILPGQNVLIADDLLATGGTISTAVNLVRQLGGNVVGAAFLIELDLLEGRKKLPDIEVISLLSYED; encoded by the coding sequence TTGGACTTCAAAGAAATCATCCGCGTGGTACCGGATTTTCCGACAGCGGGCATCAGCTTCAAGGATATTACAACACTGCTTAAGGACGGCCCCATGTACCGTCAGGCCATCGACGCGCTGAAAGAGCGTGTGGCCCATCTGAAAATCGATGTGATCGCCGGACCCGAAGCGCGGGGCTTTGTAGTCGGAGCTCCCCTCGCTTATGCGCTGGGCGTTGGCTTCGTGCCGATCCGCAAGAGCGGCAAGCTGCCATACCAGACGATTGAAGCTGCGTATGATCTGGAATACGGCAAAGACCGGCTCGCGGTACATACCGACTCCATCCTGCCGGGACAAAATGTGCTGATCGCCGACGATCTGCTCGCTACCGGCGGCACGATCTCCACAGCGGTCAACCTGGTTCGCCAACTGGGGGGCAATGTGGTGGGAGCGGCGTTTCTGATCGAGCTTGATCTCCTCGAAGGCCGCAAGAAGCTGCCTGACATTGAAGTCATTTCTCTTCTCAGCTACGAAGACTAA
- a CDS encoding RelA/SpoT family protein, protein MGIERLLEKAGAYIKEKDLPRIQEAYEFADQAHYGQVRKSGEPYILHPLAVADIVVGMQMDVISIIAALLHDVVEDTTVSLEQIREKFGDTCAMLVDGLTKLERIRFRSKEEQQNENYRKMFIAMAQDIRVIVIKLADRLHNMRTLKYQSEESQRRISYETLEIFCPIADRLGISAIKWEMEDIALRYLNPQQYYRIANLMHKKRAEREQFIDSVISRIRVKLDEMGIEGDLSGRPKHIYSVYNKMTTKNKQFNEIYDLLAIRIIVDNIKDCYATLGIIHTLWKPMPGRFKDYIAMPKANMYQSLHTTVVGPGGEPTEVQIRTWEMHRTAEFGIAAHWAYKEGSGTTANPENRMPFFREILELQHEAKDASEFVESLKMDFFSDLVFVFTPKGEVIELPAGSVPLDFAFRIHTEVGNRTIGAKVNGRIVPLDHKLKTGDIVEILTSKHSYGPSRDWLKIAQSSHARSKIKQWFKKEKREENVEKGREAIERELKRLGIEPSEWMTDDKLLEAAKKFAFNDIEDMLSAVGFGGITAAQIATRLTEKLRKEQEEAAVAHLELTTEKKEIKVAEKRNQPTNGVRVKGIDNLLVRFARCCNPVPGDDIVGYVTRGRGVSVHRSDCPNIKAEESEEAARVIEVEWEGSMEANYSVDIEITGHDRSGLLNEVLQAVSESKTNISAVTGRSDKNKMALIHMTILIRNTDHLYSVVEKVKRVKDVYTVHRIMQ, encoded by the coding sequence ATGGGCATTGAGCGATTACTGGAAAAGGCCGGAGCCTATATAAAAGAAAAAGACCTTCCGCGCATACAAGAAGCTTATGAATTTGCCGACCAGGCCCACTACGGGCAGGTGCGCAAATCGGGAGAGCCATACATCCTCCATCCGTTAGCGGTTGCCGATATTGTTGTAGGCATGCAGATGGATGTCATTTCAATTATTGCGGCTCTGCTGCATGATGTTGTGGAAGATACGACGGTATCGCTCGAACAGATCCGGGAGAAATTCGGCGACACCTGCGCCATGCTCGTAGACGGCCTGACCAAGCTGGAGCGCATCCGTTTCCGGTCCAAGGAAGAGCAGCAGAACGAGAATTACCGCAAGATGTTCATCGCCATGGCGCAGGACATCCGTGTGATTGTAATCAAACTGGCGGACCGCCTTCATAATATGCGTACTCTGAAATATCAATCGGAAGAAAGCCAGCGGCGCATCTCGTATGAGACGCTGGAGATTTTCTGTCCCATCGCCGACCGTCTCGGTATTTCCGCGATCAAGTGGGAGATGGAGGATATTGCGCTCCGTTATTTGAACCCCCAGCAGTATTACCGGATAGCCAATCTGATGCACAAAAAACGCGCCGAGCGCGAGCAGTTCATCGATAGCGTCATCAGCCGCATCCGTGTCAAGCTGGACGAAATGGGCATTGAGGGCGATCTTTCAGGCCGCCCCAAGCATATTTACAGCGTCTACAACAAAATGACGACGAAGAACAAGCAGTTCAATGAAATCTACGATCTGCTGGCGATACGGATTATCGTTGACAACATCAAGGATTGTTATGCCACGCTGGGCATTATCCACACGCTGTGGAAGCCGATGCCCGGACGTTTCAAGGATTACATCGCCATGCCAAAGGCGAATATGTATCAGTCTTTGCATACGACGGTTGTGGGTCCCGGCGGAGAACCGACGGAAGTTCAAATCCGGACCTGGGAAATGCACCGCACGGCCGAATTTGGAATAGCAGCACACTGGGCATACAAGGAGGGAAGCGGCACAACCGCCAATCCTGAGAACCGGATGCCTTTTTTTCGCGAGATTTTGGAGCTTCAGCATGAAGCCAAGGATGCCTCGGAGTTTGTCGAATCGCTAAAAATGGACTTTTTCTCCGACCTCGTCTTCGTGTTCACCCCGAAAGGGGAAGTCATCGAGCTGCCTGCGGGCTCCGTGCCGCTTGATTTTGCGTTCCGCATTCATACGGAGGTCGGCAACCGCACCATCGGCGCGAAGGTGAACGGACGGATTGTCCCGCTCGATCATAAACTCAAGACCGGTGATATTGTCGAAATCCTGACCTCGAAGCATTCCTACGGGCCGAGCCGGGATTGGCTCAAGATCGCTCAGTCTTCGCATGCCAGAAGCAAGATCAAGCAGTGGTTCAAGAAGGAGAAGCGCGAGGAGAACGTCGAGAAGGGACGCGAGGCAATCGAACGGGAGCTGAAGCGGCTCGGCATTGAACCATCCGAATGGATGACTGATGACAAGCTGCTGGAAGCGGCCAAAAAATTCGCGTTCAACGATATCGAGGATATGCTCTCCGCAGTCGGTTTTGGCGGCATTACGGCTGCGCAGATCGCCACGCGCTTGACCGAGAAGCTCCGCAAGGAGCAGGAGGAAGCCGCGGTGGCTCACTTAGAGCTTACGACGGAGAAGAAGGAAATCAAGGTTGCCGAGAAGCGCAACCAGCCTACGAACGGCGTCCGTGTCAAAGGCATCGACAATCTGCTGGTCCGTTTCGCCAGATGCTGCAACCCGGTGCCGGGGGACGATATTGTAGGTTACGTGACGCGCGGCCGCGGCGTCTCGGTGCACCGCTCGGACTGTCCGAACATCAAGGCCGAGGAGAGCGAGGAAGCCGCACGCGTCATTGAGGTGGAATGGGAAGGCAGCATGGAGGCGAATTACAGCGTCGACATCGAAATTACAGGCCATGACCGGAGCGGTCTGCTGAACGAAGTGCTGCAGGCGGTCTCCGAGAGCAAGACCAACATTTCGGCGGTTACCGGACGTTCCGACAAGAACAAGATGGCGCTGATTCATATGACGATTCTGATTCGAAACACGGATCATTTATATTCCGTTGTGGAGAAGGTGAAGCGGGTCAAGGATGTGTACACCGTTCACCGGATCATGCAGTAA
- the uraA gene encoding uracil permease, with the protein MQREIQVNERLPLGPGFLLSLQHLFAMFGSTVLVPNLFGVDPGMILLMNGIGTLLYILICKGKIPAYLGSSFAFISPVSAVLLDHKNDHSHGYSLALGAFIVTGIIFVLVALIIRYAGTRWIDVVFPPAVMGAIVATIGLELVPVAAQMAGLIAPSGAADWTPDHGAITLSMVTLGVTVIGAVLFRGFPKIIHILIGITTGYVLAYLMGRVDTAAISKAHFLAHPTVTTPSFDWSVILTIIPVSLVVIVEHIGHLLVTSNIVGKDLTKDPGLDRSLMGNGISTILSGFVGSTPNTTYGENIGVMALTKVYSVYVIGGAAIIAILLSFSGTFSSIISNIPQPVMGGVSLLLFGVIAASGLRIFVEQKVDFAKPTNMILASIVLVVGISGTTLTFWGVQLKGMALATITGMVLSLLFKLFEVLGLSNDKEEIKQADASDV; encoded by the coding sequence TTGCAACGCGAAATTCAAGTTAACGAAAGGCTCCCTCTGGGACCGGGCTTTCTCTTAAGCCTTCAGCATTTATTCGCCATGTTCGGCAGCACGGTGCTGGTTCCCAATCTGTTCGGGGTTGACCCCGGCATGATTCTTCTCATGAACGGTATCGGAACACTGCTGTACATTTTGATCTGCAAAGGAAAAATACCGGCCTATCTCGGCTCCAGCTTCGCCTTTATCTCGCCTGTCTCGGCTGTGCTGCTCGATCATAAGAACGATCACAGCCACGGCTACTCGCTGGCGCTGGGCGCTTTTATCGTGACGGGCATTATTTTTGTACTTGTCGCCTTAATCATCAGGTACGCCGGAACGCGCTGGATCGATGTTGTCTTTCCTCCCGCCGTCATGGGCGCGATCGTTGCCACCATCGGTCTGGAGCTTGTGCCGGTAGCGGCGCAGATGGCCGGACTGATCGCTCCCTCCGGAGCAGCTGACTGGACGCCTGACCACGGAGCCATTACCCTGTCGATGGTCACGCTGGGCGTGACGGTTATCGGCGCGGTGCTGTTCCGCGGCTTCCCCAAGATCATTCATATCCTGATCGGGATTACTACTGGATACGTTCTAGCTTATCTGATGGGCCGGGTAGATACGGCGGCTATTTCGAAAGCTCATTTTCTTGCCCATCCGACCGTGACAACGCCCTCATTCGACTGGTCGGTCATCCTGACCATTATTCCGGTGTCGCTTGTCGTCATCGTGGAGCATATCGGGCATCTGCTCGTAACGAGCAACATTGTGGGCAAGGATCTTACCAAGGACCCTGGGCTGGACCGCTCGCTGATGGGCAACGGCATATCCACCATTCTATCCGGATTTGTCGGTTCCACTCCCAATACGACTTACGGTGAGAACATCGGGGTCATGGCGCTAACAAAAGTGTATTCCGTATACGTCATCGGCGGAGCTGCGATTATTGCCATCCTGCTGTCGTTCTCAGGCACCTTCTCTTCCATTATCTCCAATATTCCGCAGCCAGTCATGGGCGGCGTCTCACTGCTGCTGTTCGGGGTTATCGCCGCTTCGGGCCTCCGCATTTTCGTGGAGCAGAAGGTCGATTTCGCCAAGCCGACCAATATGATTCTCGCGTCGATCGTGCTCGTTGTCGGTATCAGCGGCACCACGCTGACGTTTTGGGGCGTCCAACTGAAGGGGATGGCGCTTGCGACAATTACGGGTATGGTCCTCTCCCTGCTGTTCAAGCTGTTCGAGGTGCTGGGCCTTTCCAATGACAAGGAAGAAATCAAGCAGGCAGACGCCTCCGACGTATAG
- a CDS encoding cation diffusion facilitator family transporter, whose protein sequence is MNDNYSSRNERVSWTGIAGDFTLALAKGGVGYFSGSKALIADALYSGADAAAKLSEILPWQGGSEGNRKRRLNTRDANKNGEPVLPVVFAVLILMGGLQIAFSAIRDLTSGDLRPSGELSILIICLSLLVKEVIFQYQYRYFQKLGNGSHAAYADNHRFSLYTSLTVLIGAVSSMLGGYLNWHPLVYLDPIAALLAACLILRRGYLLIMSTIYGKKSLEVPHEDSVSFIDTVQKVHGVIRVEQLKALEEGRHVNLQVTISVNPRISVMEAYEIADCAKKLLLHRFVHVGEVHMDVVPYEAGYPYKTNFELTDSEMPTLLQ, encoded by the coding sequence ATGAATGACAACTATTCGTCAAGAAACGAACGAGTGTCGTGGACTGGAATCGCCGGCGATTTCACGCTGGCTCTGGCCAAAGGCGGCGTAGGCTATTTCTCGGGAAGCAAGGCATTAATTGCCGATGCCCTATACTCCGGAGCGGATGCAGCGGCGAAGCTGTCGGAGATTCTTCCCTGGCAGGGAGGCTCCGAGGGTAACCGAAAGCGGAGACTGAATACGCGGGACGCCAATAAGAACGGCGAGCCTGTGCTGCCTGTCGTATTTGCAGTGCTGATTCTGATGGGAGGACTGCAGATTGCTTTTTCCGCCATTCGGGATCTGACCAGCGGAGATTTGAGGCCTTCGGGAGAACTTTCCATTCTGATCATCTGTCTGTCCCTGCTTGTGAAGGAAGTCATTTTTCAATATCAATACCGGTATTTTCAGAAGCTGGGCAACGGCAGCCACGCCGCCTATGCAGATAACCACCGCTTTAGCCTGTATACGTCACTGACCGTTCTGATCGGTGCTGTCTCTTCCATGCTCGGCGGCTATCTGAACTGGCATCCGCTCGTATATCTGGACCCCATTGCCGCGCTGCTGGCGGCCTGCCTCATTCTTCGGAGAGGCTACCTGCTGATTATGAGCACCATCTACGGGAAGAAGAGTCTTGAAGTGCCGCATGAAGATTCGGTCAGCTTTATTGATACCGTGCAGAAGGTGCACGGCGTCATTCGGGTGGAGCAGCTCAAGGCGTTGGAAGAAGGGCGGCATGTCAATCTCCAGGTGACGATCAGCGTCAACCCCAGAATCAGCGTAATGGAGGCCTATGAAATCGCCGATTGCGCCAAAAAGCTGCTGCTGCACCGTTTTGTCCATGTCGGCGAGGTGCATATGGATGTCGTGCCGTATGAAGCCGGTTACCCGTATAAGACCAACTTCGAGCTGACGGACAGCGAAATGCCGACACTGCTGCAATAG
- a CDS encoding post-transcriptional regulator produces MESEQEEQELPAKDIEAMCLSKAEEFRLLGYEYVTAADIWDCVSRNYAKEGTPPLHRVVNDIYSLKVTTYMNYLTISAYKGLK; encoded by the coding sequence GTGGAATCGGAACAGGAAGAACAGGAGCTGCCCGCTAAGGATATCGAAGCCATGTGTCTCAGCAAAGCGGAGGAATTCCGGCTCCTCGGCTATGAATATGTGACGGCCGCTGACATTTGGGACTGTGTCAGCCGGAATTATGCCAAGGAAGGGACCCCGCCGCTGCACCGGGTGGTGAACGATATTTACTCGCTGAAGGTGACGACATACATGAATTACCTGACGATATCCGCCTACAAGGGTTTGAAATAA
- the recJ gene encoding single-stranded-DNA-specific exonuclease RecJ, with product MLHSKTKWQSPAADPALSGELARRLSISPLVASLLAARGMTEPGEALQFIRGGADEEHDPFLLKGMKEAVPRIRRALEDGEHILVYGDYDADGVSSTSLMIHLLRRLGASFDIYIPHRSNEGYGLHNHALDWALQQGVTLILTVDTGISACSQIAYANELGMDVIVTDHHEPPEVLPPAYSLINPKLPDCPYPFKGLCGVGVAYKLAQALLGTDVPEEWTEIVAIGTIADLMPLLGENRALVRRGLASMRQTRYPGIRALLEVSAVPVERVGAINVAFALAPRINASGRLDHAGRAVSLLTTEDADDAELLASELDMLNKERQMVVERIVTEAAAALEEKMNGGPVPHVIVLAGEGWNVGVVGIVASKLLERYYRPVIILDIHPETGNCKGSARSIPGLDIYSALSSCSELMDHYGGHPAAAGMSLHRDRLEEFAAALESYASGVLREEHLVPVTQTDGEYKLADLSLQAAEELELLAPFGMSNPLPKFIVRGAVVQETRTMGQGSRHLKLTLRQGGVTTDAVAFGKGELAELLPRGTVIDVLAELSINEWNGSRKVQLMLQDLAVPEPQLFDYRGARDSAVKMQRLRSVLLPPAGGQARIAALVRKNRLHERAQPEWQGVPFWVYDEYNGIAPADSPDSDADSVTLVCLLDMPESARQLDAVLEAFPNVENIALLHSLPGERDRLLVPTREHFKAIYKWLAAIAASPVSEQEALLTLGRKLPLSQRMLRMMLDVFEELEFIRKESGRIAFVTRPAARELTSSSRFVQLSELAEMERYFMESSPAELWQWMESRRLGVS from the coding sequence GTGCTTCATTCCAAAACCAAATGGCAATCTCCGGCAGCCGACCCCGCTCTTAGCGGGGAACTGGCCCGGAGACTTTCTATTTCTCCCCTTGTTGCTTCTTTGTTGGCCGCAAGGGGAATGACGGAGCCCGGGGAAGCGCTGCAGTTTATCCGCGGAGGGGCTGATGAGGAGCATGATCCTTTTCTGCTCAAGGGCATGAAGGAGGCTGTTCCCCGAATCCGCAGAGCCCTTGAGGACGGGGAGCATATTCTCGTATACGGCGATTACGACGCCGATGGGGTATCCAGCACATCGCTGATGATTCACCTGCTGCGCCGGCTGGGAGCATCCTTTGACATTTATATTCCCCACCGCTCCAATGAAGGCTACGGGCTGCATAATCATGCGCTGGATTGGGCACTGCAGCAGGGAGTTACGCTGATCCTTACCGTAGACACAGGAATCAGCGCCTGCAGTCAGATTGCTTATGCCAATGAGCTCGGTATGGACGTCATCGTTACGGACCACCATGAGCCTCCCGAGGTTCTGCCGCCTGCATACTCGCTCATTAACCCCAAGCTGCCGGATTGCCCGTATCCGTTCAAAGGACTGTGCGGAGTCGGGGTAGCCTACAAGCTGGCTCAGGCCCTTCTTGGCACAGACGTCCCCGAGGAATGGACAGAAATCGTTGCGATTGGAACGATCGCCGACCTGATGCCGCTGCTCGGCGAGAACCGGGCATTGGTCCGGCGGGGGCTTGCCAGTATGCGCCAAACCCGGTATCCCGGGATTCGGGCGCTGCTGGAAGTGAGCGCGGTTCCGGTCGAGCGGGTCGGGGCGATCAATGTCGCTTTTGCACTGGCTCCCCGGATCAATGCCAGCGGAAGGCTGGATCACGCGGGAAGAGCGGTCTCCCTGCTGACGACAGAAGACGCAGATGACGCGGAACTGCTTGCCTCGGAATTGGACATGCTGAATAAAGAGCGGCAAATGGTCGTGGAGCGCATCGTTACGGAAGCGGCGGCCGCTCTTGAGGAGAAGATGAACGGCGGCCCTGTTCCGCATGTCATTGTGTTGGCGGGGGAAGGCTGGAATGTCGGCGTAGTCGGCATTGTGGCCTCCAAGCTTCTGGAGCGGTATTACCGGCCGGTCATCATTCTGGATATTCATCCGGAGACAGGCAACTGCAAAGGTTCAGCCCGTTCGATACCCGGTCTGGACATCTACTCGGCGCTGTCTTCCTGCAGTGAGCTGATGGATCATTACGGCGGCCATCCGGCAGCCGCAGGGATGAGCCTGCACCGCGACCGGCTGGAGGAGTTCGCGGCCGCGCTTGAATCCTATGCGTCCGGCGTCCTGCGGGAGGAGCATCTGGTGCCGGTAACGCAGACGGACGGCGAGTACAAGCTGGCCGATCTGTCGCTTCAAGCGGCTGAGGAGCTTGAACTGCTGGCCCCGTTCGGCATGAGCAATCCGCTGCCGAAATTTATTGTACGCGGTGCGGTCGTTCAAGAGACGCGCACGATGGGGCAGGGCAGCCGTCATCTGAAGCTGACGCTGCGCCAGGGCGGCGTCACAACGGACGCCGTCGCCTTCGGCAAAGGGGAGCTTGCGGAGCTGCTTCCCCGGGGAACGGTGATCGACGTTCTGGCGGAGCTGTCGATCAATGAATGGAACGGCTCCCGCAAGGTGCAGCTCATGCTGCAGGACCTGGCCGTACCGGAGCCGCAGCTGTTCGATTACCGCGGAGCCCGGGATTCCGCGGTGAAAATGCAGCGCCTGCGCAGCGTGCTGCTGCCGCCGGCAGGCGGACAGGCGCGCATAGCCGCACTGGTCCGCAAGAACCGGCTGCATGAACGTGCGCAGCCGGAATGGCAGGGAGTACCGTTTTGGGTATATGATGAGTATAACGGGATTGCTCCGGCGGACAGTCCGGACTCCGATGCGGATTCGGTCACGCTGGTCTGCCTGCTGGACATGCCGGAATCGGCCCGGCAGCTGGATGCAGTGCTGGAGGCTTTTCCGAATGTCGAAAATATCGCGCTCCTTCATTCGCTGCCAGGCGAACGGGATCGTCTTCTCGTACCGACACGCGAACATTTTAAAGCCATCTATAAATGGCTGGCGGCGATTGCCGCGAGTCCGGTGTCCGAGCAGGAAGCGCTGCTGACGCTTGGGCGCAAGCTGCCGCTTAGCCAGCGGATGCTGAGAATGATGCTGGATGTGTTCGAGGAGCTTGAATTTATCCGGAAGGAATCGGGAAGGATCGCTTTTGTGACCCGCCCGGCCGCTCGGGAGCTAACCTCTTCGAGCCGATTCGTCCAGCTTAGCGAGCTGGCGGAGATGGAGCGCTATTTCATGGAGAGCAGTCCGGCGGAGCTTTGGCAGTGGATGGAGTCGCGCCGGCTGGGCGTTTCGTAA
- the secD gene encoding protein translocase subunit SecD yields MKRLLSFIITVLVLTAVMAVSTPGLLDKVRLGLDLKGGFEILYQATPSEQGQQLTRASLLQTAAALEKRANVLGTSEPEVTTEGTDRIRLKIAGVTNEAEVREKMKDPAVLTFRSAAEGDPEGTYSKIELVGSDFVENAATVGRDNLNQIEISIKVKDKDKFAEITKRLLGKKLAIYLDDTKLSDPEVRAVLTEGTASISGNYTISAARELADTINLGALPLKLTEKYSQSVGATLGKQSLDDTIRAGLIASVLILIFMIGMYRIPGLVASFALILHTWLLILVFVLADFTLTLPGIAAFILGIGMAVDANIITNERIHEEMRSGKSIMSSVKAGSKSSFRTVIDSNVTTIIVAAVMFAFGTGSVKGFALVLIVEILLSIATNLYFARWMLNQLVKAGKLSKPKQFGVKESEINAL; encoded by the coding sequence ATGAAAAGACTTCTGAGCTTCATCATCACCGTGCTGGTCCTGACGGCTGTTATGGCGGTATCTACGCCCGGTCTTCTGGACAAAGTGCGGCTTGGTCTTGATTTGAAAGGCGGCTTTGAAATTTTGTATCAAGCTACGCCTTCCGAGCAGGGCCAGCAGTTGACCCGTGCTTCTCTGCTGCAGACCGCTGCAGCCCTTGAGAAACGTGCCAACGTGCTTGGAACGAGCGAACCCGAGGTTACGACCGAAGGTACGGATCGGATCCGTCTGAAAATCGCCGGTGTCACCAACGAGGCTGAGGTAAGAGAGAAGATGAAGGACCCCGCGGTGCTCACGTTCCGCAGTGCCGCAGAAGGCGATCCTGAAGGCACTTATAGCAAGATCGAACTGGTCGGCAGCGATTTCGTCGAGAATGCCGCTACCGTCGGCCGCGACAACCTGAATCAGATCGAAATCAGCATCAAGGTTAAAGATAAAGATAAATTCGCGGAAATTACGAAGCGTCTATTAGGCAAAAAACTGGCTATTTATCTTGATGATACGAAGCTGTCCGATCCAGAGGTTAGAGCAGTGCTGACGGAGGGGACGGCTTCCATCTCCGGCAACTATACTATTTCTGCTGCCCGTGAACTGGCTGACACGATCAATCTCGGAGCGCTGCCGCTGAAGCTTACGGAGAAATACTCCCAAAGCGTTGGCGCCACTCTTGGCAAGCAGTCGCTGGACGATACCATTCGTGCCGGTCTGATTGCTTCCGTGCTCATTCTGATCTTCATGATCGGCATGTACCGGATTCCGGGGCTCGTCGCAAGCTTTGCGCTGATCCTTCACACCTGGCTGCTCATTCTGGTGTTTGTGCTGGCGGATTTCACGCTGACGCTACCCGGCATCGCCGCCTTCATTCTAGGGATCGGGATGGCGGTTGACGCCAACATCATTACGAACGAACGCATCCATGAAGAAATGCGCAGCGGCAAGAGCATTATGTCTTCCGTCAAAGCAGGCAGCAAGTCCTCTTTCCGGACGGTTATCGACTCCAATGTGACGACAATTATCGTAGCGGCGGTCATGTTCGCATTCGGCACCGGTTCGGTCAAAGGCTTCGCGCTCGTGCTGATTGTGGAAATTCTGCTCAGTATCGCTACAAACCTTTATTTCGCACGCTGGATGCTGAACCAGCTTGTCAAAGCCGGCAAGCTGAGCAAGCCGAAGCAGTTCGGTGTAAAGGAGAGTGAAATCAATGCACTTTAA